A stretch of the Arachis stenosperma cultivar V10309 chromosome 6, arast.V10309.gnm1.PFL2, whole genome shotgun sequence genome encodes the following:
- the LOC130934095 gene encoding uncharacterized mitochondrial protein AtMg00860-like, whose amino-acid sequence MNTVLRSFLRKFALVFFDDILIYSKDLISHRGHLQNIFEVLRQHSLLVNKKKCCFEATSIEYHGHVIPTEGVAANPKKLRDMLDWPPPKDIRSLRDFLGLTGYYRHFVKGYGAIAAPLTQLLKKDSFTWGKDAESTFQMLKTAMVSVLVLAVPCFSKPFQLETNASRKGVGAVLM is encoded by the coding sequence ATGAACACGGTACTTCGTTCGTTTCTCAGAAAATTTGCTCTAGTTTTCTTCGATGACATCCTTATTTATAGCAAGGATCTTATTAGCCACAGAGGTCATTTGCAAAATATTTTTGAGGTATTGAGACAGCACAGTTTATTGGTAAATAAAAAGAAGTGTTGTTTTGAAGCAACGAGTATTGAGTACCATGGCCACGTTATTCCTACCGAAGGGGTGGCGGCTAATCCTAAGAAACTCAGAGATATGCTTGACTGGCCTCCACCAAAAGATATTCGCAGCTTGAGGGATTTCTTGGGCTTAACCGGATATTATCGGCATTTTGTAAAGGGGTATGGTGCTATTGCTGCTCCTCTCACCCAACTTCTCAAAAAGGACTCTTTTACTTGGGGTAAGGATGCTGAATCTACTTTTCAAATGCTCAAAACAGCTATGGTTTCAGTTCTGGTTTTAGCTGTTCCATGCTTTTCTAAACCTTTCCAACTGGAAACCAATGCATCCAGAAAGGGAGTGGGTGCTGTCTTGATGTAG